A part of Streptomyces sp. NBC_01451 genomic DNA contains:
- a CDS encoding arylamine N-acetyltransferase family protein: MDSAQADAYLRRLGVERPVSPTLDVLRELQLRHLVSVPFENLSIHLGEDIVLEENLLLDKVVGARRGGFCYELNGVFAALLTALGFDVTLLAARVYGDEERLGIPYDHLALRVRTGDAGDWLVDVGFGAHSHFPLAIGQRREQEDPGGTFRIVEAGPDAAGARGAGADGDPDRGSGDLDVVRDGSRRYRVESRPRVLGDFVAGAWWHSTSPESHFTRSLVCSRVTEDGGRITLSGRSLTVTAPGGEREVTELGADSEVLSVYRERFGVEVSAVPTVRGFGAGD, from the coding sequence ATGGACTCCGCACAGGCTGATGCCTACCTCCGTCGGCTGGGCGTCGAACGCCCGGTGTCGCCCACTCTCGACGTACTGCGCGAGCTGCAACTGCGGCACCTGGTGTCGGTGCCCTTCGAGAACCTGTCGATCCATCTCGGCGAGGACATCGTCCTTGAGGAGAACCTGCTGCTCGACAAGGTGGTGGGCGCGCGTCGGGGCGGGTTCTGCTACGAACTGAACGGTGTCTTCGCGGCGTTGCTGACCGCACTGGGCTTCGACGTCACGCTGCTCGCGGCGCGGGTGTACGGCGACGAGGAGCGGCTCGGCATCCCCTACGACCATCTCGCGCTGCGGGTGCGGACGGGGGACGCCGGAGACTGGCTCGTCGACGTGGGCTTCGGGGCGCACAGTCACTTTCCGCTGGCGATCGGGCAGCGGCGCGAGCAGGAGGATCCGGGCGGTACGTTCCGGATCGTCGAGGCGGGGCCGGACGCGGCGGGAGCACGGGGTGCCGGGGCGGACGGGGACCCGGATCGGGGCTCGGGTGACCTGGATGTGGTCCGGGACGGCAGCCGGCGCTACCGGGTGGAGTCGCGGCCCCGTGTGCTCGGGGACTTCGTGGCCGGAGCCTGGTGGCACAGCACCTCGCCGGAGTCGCACTTCACGAGGTCCCTGGTCTGTTCGCGGGTCACGGAGGACGGAGGGAGGATCACGCTCAGCGGCCGGAGTCTCACGGTGACGGCACCCGGTGGGGAGCGGGAGGTGACGGAGCTGGGGGCGGACAGCGAGGTGCTCTCCGTGTACCGGGAGCGGTTCGGGGTCGAGGTGTCGGCTGTGCCGACGGTTCGGGGATTCGGGGCGGGCGACTGA
- the holA gene encoding DNA polymerase III subunit delta, with the protein MAKKTAHDDPLAPVTLAVGQEDLLLDRAVQEVVAAARAADADTDVRDLTSDQLQPGTLAELTSPSLFSERKVVIVRNAHDLSADTIKDVKAYFGAPAEEITLVLLHAGGVKGKGLLDAARKAGAREVACPKMTKPADRLAFVRSEFRVTGRSATPEACQALVDSIGSDLRELASAVAQLVADVEGTIDGAVVGRYYTGRAEASSFEVADRAVEGRAAEALEALRWSLSTGVAPVLITSALAQGVRAIGKLSSARGGRPADLARELGMPPWKIDRVRQQMRGWTPDGVAEALRAVAQADAGVKGGGDDPEYALEKAVVVIARAARSRGRG; encoded by the coding sequence ATGGCCAAGAAGACCGCACATGACGACCCTCTCGCCCCCGTCACGCTTGCCGTGGGCCAGGAGGACCTCCTGCTCGACCGTGCCGTGCAGGAGGTGGTGGCCGCCGCCCGGGCCGCCGACGCCGACACGGACGTACGAGACCTGACCTCGGACCAGTTGCAGCCGGGCACCCTGGCCGAGCTGACCAGTCCGTCGCTCTTCTCGGAGCGCAAGGTCGTGATCGTACGCAACGCGCATGATCTGTCGGCCGACACGATCAAGGACGTGAAGGCGTACTTCGGGGCGCCCGCGGAGGAGATCACCCTCGTGCTGCTGCACGCGGGGGGAGTCAAGGGCAAGGGGCTGCTCGACGCGGCGCGCAAGGCGGGGGCGCGGGAGGTGGCGTGTCCCAAGATGACGAAACCGGCGGACCGGCTGGCGTTCGTGCGGTCCGAGTTCCGGGTGACGGGGCGATCCGCCACGCCCGAGGCGTGCCAGGCGCTCGTCGACTCGATCGGGAGTGATCTGCGGGAGCTGGCGTCCGCGGTGGCCCAGCTCGTCGCGGATGTCGAGGGGACGATCGACGGGGCCGTGGTCGGGCGGTACTACACGGGGCGGGCGGAGGCGTCGAGCTTCGAGGTCGCCGACCGGGCTGTCGAGGGGCGGGCGGCCGAGGCGCTTGAGGCGTTGCGGTGGTCGTTGTCGACCGGGGTGGCGCCGGTGCTGATCACCAGTGCGCTGGCACAGGGGGTGCGAGCGATCGGGAAGCTGTCCTCCGCGCGGGGTGGGCGGCCGGCGGATCTGGCCCGGGAGCTGGGGATGCCGCCGTGGAAGATCGATCGGGTACGGCAGCAGATGCGCGGGTGGACTCCGGACGGGGTTGCCGAGGCGTTGCGGGCGGTGGCTCAGGCCGACGCGGGGGTGAAGGGGGGCGGGGACGATCCTGAGTACGCGTTGGAGAAGGCTGTTGTGGTGATCGCCCGGGCGGCTCGGTCTCGGGGGCGGGGGTAG
- the rpsT gene encoding 30S ribosomal protein S20, whose amino-acid sequence MANIKSQIKRIKTNEKARLRNKAVKSSLKTAVRKAREAAAAGDVEKATEAQRAAARQLDKAVSKGVIHKNQAANKKSALASKVATLKG is encoded by the coding sequence GTGGCGAACATCAAGTCCCAGATCAAGCGGATCAAGACCAACGAGAAGGCCCGGCTGCGCAACAAGGCCGTCAAGTCCTCCCTGAAGACCGCGGTCCGCAAGGCCCGCGAGGCCGCTGCCGCGGGTGACGTCGAGAAGGCCACCGAGGCTCAGCGCGCTGCCGCGCGTCAGCTCGACAAGGCCGTCTCGAAGGGCGTCATCCACAAGAACCAGGCCGCCAACAAGAAGTCGGCGCTTGCTTCCAAGGTCGCCACCCTCAAGGGCTGA
- the lepA gene encoding translation elongation factor 4 has product MPAIPSHVPEPSRTDPALIRNFCIIAHIDHGKSTLADRMLQLTGVVDQRQMRAQYLDRMDIERERGITIKSQAVRLPWAPTDGDGGGQGRTHILNMIDTPGHVDFTYEVSRSLAACEGTVLLVDAAQGIEAQTLANLYLAMENDLKIIPVLNKIDLPAAQPEKFAAELANLIGCDPDDVLRVSAKTGVGVDALLDRVVAEVPAPVGTVDAPARAMIFDSVYDSYRGVVTYVRVIDGQLNKRERIRMMSTGATHELLEIGVSSPEMKSADGLGVGEVGYLITGVKDVRQSKVGDTITTLHKGATEALGGYKDPKPMVFSGLYPLDGSDYPELRDALDKLQLNDAALVYEPETSAALGFGFRVGFLGLLHLDVIRERLEREFGLDLIATAPNVVYRVVMEDRSEHIVTNPSEFPEGKISDVYEPVVRATILAPSEFIGAIMELCQTRRGVLLGMDYLSEDRVEIRYTLPLAEIVFDFFDQLKSKTRGYASLDYEPTGEQTSSLVKVDILLHGDKVDAFSAVTHKDAAYAYGVRLVAKLRELIPRQAFEVPIQAAIGSRVIARETIRAIRKDVLAKCYGGDISRKRKLLEKQKEGKKRMKMVGSVEVPQDAFIAVLSSDENAGSGKGKK; this is encoded by the coding sequence GTGCCCGCGATCCCTAGCCATGTGCCCGAGCCGAGCCGTACCGACCCGGCTCTGATCCGCAATTTCTGCATCATCGCGCACATCGACCACGGCAAGTCCACGCTCGCCGACCGGATGCTCCAGCTGACCGGAGTGGTCGACCAGCGGCAGATGCGCGCCCAGTACCTCGACCGCATGGACATCGAGCGCGAGCGCGGCATCACGATCAAGTCCCAGGCGGTGCGCCTGCCGTGGGCTCCGACCGACGGGGACGGGGGCGGTCAGGGCAGGACTCACATCCTGAACATGATCGACACCCCGGGACACGTCGACTTCACCTACGAGGTCTCGCGGTCGCTCGCGGCCTGTGAGGGCACCGTTCTCCTCGTCGACGCGGCCCAGGGCATCGAGGCCCAGACCCTCGCCAACCTGTACCTGGCGATGGAGAACGACCTCAAGATCATCCCCGTGCTGAACAAGATCGACCTGCCGGCCGCCCAGCCGGAGAAGTTCGCCGCGGAGCTCGCCAACCTCATCGGCTGCGACCCCGACGACGTCCTCAGGGTCTCCGCCAAGACCGGTGTCGGTGTCGACGCGCTGCTCGACCGGGTCGTCGCGGAGGTTCCCGCTCCGGTCGGAACCGTGGACGCGCCCGCTCGCGCCATGATCTTCGACTCGGTGTACGACTCGTACCGGGGCGTCGTGACGTACGTACGAGTCATCGACGGGCAGCTCAACAAGCGTGAGCGGATCCGGATGATGTCCACCGGCGCGACCCATGAGCTGCTGGAGATCGGCGTCTCGTCCCCCGAGATGAAGTCGGCCGACGGGCTCGGGGTCGGCGAGGTGGGCTATCTCATCACCGGCGTGAAGGACGTCCGTCAGTCCAAGGTCGGTGACACGATCACCACCCTCCACAAGGGCGCGACCGAGGCGCTCGGGGGGTACAAGGACCCGAAGCCCATGGTCTTCTCCGGGCTCTATCCGCTGGACGGGTCCGACTACCCGGAGCTGCGCGACGCCCTCGACAAGCTCCAGCTCAACGACGCCGCGCTCGTCTACGAGCCGGAGACCTCCGCCGCCCTCGGGTTCGGCTTCCGGGTCGGGTTCCTGGGACTGCTCCACCTCGACGTCATCCGGGAGCGGCTGGAGCGCGAGTTCGGCCTCGATCTCATCGCCACCGCGCCCAACGTGGTGTACCGGGTGGTGATGGAGGACAGGTCCGAGCACATCGTCACCAACCCGAGCGAGTTCCCCGAGGGGAAGATCAGCGACGTCTACGAGCCCGTCGTACGGGCCACGATCCTCGCGCCGTCCGAGTTCATCGGGGCGATCATGGAGCTGTGCCAGACCCGGCGCGGTGTGCTGCTCGGGATGGACTACCTGTCGGAGGACCGGGTCGAGATCCGGTACACCCTGCCGCTCGCCGAGATCGTCTTCGACTTCTTCGACCAGCTGAAGTCCAAGACCCGCGGATACGCGTCCCTGGACTACGAGCCCACCGGTGAGCAGACCTCCAGCCTCGTCAAGGTCGACATCCTGCTGCACGGCGACAAGGTCGACGCGTTCTCCGCCGTGACGCACAAGGACGCGGCGTACGCGTACGGGGTGAGGCTCGTCGCCAAGCTGCGCGAGCTGATTCCGCGGCAGGCCTTCGAGGTGCCCATCCAGGCGGCCATCGGGTCGCGGGTCATCGCCCGCGAGACCATCCGCGCGATCCGCAAGGACGTTCTCGCCAAGTGCTACGGCGGTGACATCTCGCGTAAGCGGAAGCTGCTGGAGAAGCAGAAGGAGGGCAAGAAGCGGATGAAGATGGTGGGTTCGGTGGAGGTTCCGCAGGACGCCTTCATCGCCGTCCTGTCGAGCGACGAGAACGCGGGGTCGGGCAAGGGCAAGAAGTAG
- a CDS encoding AMP-dependent synthetase/ligase — protein MSDTQTLIENRPPSVAGLFLDRVAATPDAAAYRYPVPPAAGEGPDDWKSLTWAQAAERVYAIAAGLIELGVQPEQRVALASATRVEWILGDLGIMCAGAATTTVYPQTNTDESAFILSDSASKVLIAEDVTQLAKVQEKRAELPELTHVVVIDPAGVETGEGVLTLAELEQRGAAYLEKNPDLIRERVGAITKDQLATLIYTSGTTGRPKGVRLPHDNWSYMAKAIAATGLVGPDDVQYLWLPLAHVFGKVLTSGQIEVGHVTAVDGRVDKIIENLPVVRPTYMAAVPRIFEKVYNGVAAKARAGGGAKYKIFQWASAVAREYAKVTQDNFRRTGTASAPFALSAKHKVADALVFAKIREAFGGNLRACVSGSAALAPEIGFFFSGAGIHILEGYGLTESSAASFVNPGEAYRTGTVGKPVPGTEVRIADDGEILLRGPGIMEGYHGLPEKTAEVLESDGWFHTGDIGELSPDGYLRITDRKKDLIKTSGGKYIAPAEVEGQFKAVCPYVSNILVHGADRNFCTALIALDELSILGWAKENGLDGKSYAEVVAAPGTVALIEGYVKELNSGLQRWQTIKKFRLLPRDLDIEHGEITPSLKLKRPVVEREYKHLIDEMYAGSREA, from the coding sequence GTGAGCGACACACAGACCTTGATCGAGAACCGTCCGCCGTCCGTCGCCGGTCTTTTCCTGGATCGCGTGGCTGCCACGCCGGACGCCGCGGCCTACCGCTACCCGGTGCCCCCGGCTGCCGGTGAGGGCCCCGACGACTGGAAGTCGCTGACCTGGGCGCAGGCCGCCGAGCGTGTCTACGCCATCGCCGCCGGACTCATCGAACTGGGCGTACAGCCGGAGCAGCGCGTCGCGCTCGCCTCCGCGACCCGGGTCGAGTGGATCCTCGGCGACCTGGGCATCATGTGCGCCGGCGCCGCCACGACCACGGTGTATCCGCAGACCAACACCGACGAGTCGGCCTTCATCCTCTCCGACTCCGCCAGCAAGGTGCTGATCGCCGAGGACGTGACCCAGCTCGCCAAGGTGCAGGAGAAGCGCGCCGAGCTGCCCGAACTCACCCATGTCGTGGTCATCGACCCGGCCGGTGTCGAGACCGGCGAGGGGGTGCTCACCCTCGCCGAGCTGGAGCAGCGCGGTGCCGCGTACCTGGAGAAGAACCCGGACCTGATCAGGGAACGGGTCGGGGCCATCACGAAGGACCAGCTCGCGACCCTCATCTACACCTCGGGTACGACGGGCCGCCCCAAGGGGGTCCGGCTTCCGCACGACAACTGGTCGTACATGGCGAAGGCGATCGCCGCGACCGGGCTGGTCGGCCCGGACGACGTCCAGTACCTGTGGCTGCCGCTCGCGCACGTGTTCGGCAAGGTGCTGACCTCCGGTCAGATCGAGGTCGGGCACGTCACCGCCGTCGACGGCCGTGTCGACAAGATCATCGAGAACCTTCCGGTCGTGCGGCCGACGTACATGGCCGCCGTGCCGCGCATCTTCGAGAAGGTCTACAACGGGGTCGCGGCCAAGGCGCGGGCCGGTGGCGGCGCCAAGTACAAGATCTTCCAGTGGGCCTCCGCGGTCGCCCGCGAGTACGCCAAGGTCACCCAGGACAACTTCCGGCGCACCGGCACCGCCTCCGCGCCCTTCGCCCTCTCCGCGAAGCACAAGGTCGCCGACGCGCTCGTGTTCGCCAAGATCCGCGAGGCCTTCGGCGGCAACCTGCGCGCCTGTGTCTCCGGATCGGCCGCCCTCGCACCGGAGATCGGTTTCTTCTTCTCCGGCGCCGGCATCCACATCCTGGAGGGCTACGGCCTCACCGAGTCCTCCGCCGCCTCCTTCGTCAACCCCGGCGAGGCCTACCGCACCGGCACGGTCGGCAAGCCGGTGCCCGGTACGGAGGTGCGTATCGCGGACGACGGCGAGATCCTGCTGCGCGGGCCCGGCATCATGGAGGGTTACCACGGCCTGCCCGAGAAGACCGCCGAGGTGCTGGAGTCCGACGGCTGGTTCCACACCGGTGACATCGGAGAGCTGTCGCCCGACGGCTACCTGCGGATCACCGACCGCAAGAAGGACCTCATCAAGACGTCCGGCGGCAAGTACATCGCGCCCGCCGAGGTCGAGGGGCAGTTCAAGGCGGTCTGCCCGTACGTCTCCAACATCCTCGTGCACGGCGCCGACCGGAACTTCTGCACGGCCCTCATCGCGCTCGACGAGCTGTCGATCCTGGGCTGGGCGAAGGAGAACGGCCTCGACGGCAAGTCCTACGCGGAGGTGGTCGCCGCGCCGGGGACGGTCGCTCTCATCGAGGGGTACGTCAAGGAACTCAACAGCGGGCTTCAGCGGTGGCAGACCATCAAGAAGTTCCGGCTGCTGCCGCGGGACCTCGACATCGAGCACGGTGAGATCACACCGAGCCTGAAGTTGAAGCGGCCGGTGGTCGAGCGGGAGTACAAGCACCTGATCGACGAGATGTACGCGGGCTCGCGCGAGGCGTAG
- a CDS encoding SpoIIE family protein phosphatase has product MGAIPTQRETVPRAPSRAPGTPARRGADRRAVAHATLGGGPLAPGAARGLVRAALAEWARLGLPGAGALSDRLTDDAMVVVSELVTNAVVHAGTDVELQCRLETPDEPEERAERADRADRGDRADRDRGDEGEGEAGVGVALVVEVSDHHPSRAPRDSGVELPYDIPEYGRGLRLVSVLSEAWGVTYRTGVKTVWARLPAEGMTVDEDLDPYAGTQALGHGLRVAEGLAPEPQRSPCDQEWLNHGALSFLAEASDLLAGQLDEDLVAALTGQLLVPRLADWCAVWLEDESMGRGSWGDGEGGGDGGYTGPGPRLARVWHGSEDRIEELRRVLEKDPPRPPDTTRTGPVTVPWPGEALGGRGETGSALAYRLVAGGRPLGTLVIGRAGTLRFPDEVTGLVEDLSRRVALAIGAARQYARQATISRILQRGLLPGAVAEIPGVSSALVYEPCDKGGPSGDFYDLFPAGDGRWCFAVGDVQGKGPEAAVVIGLARPWLRLLAREGYRVADVLDRLNQLLLDDATETADAAARALVAADARPAVPAGATGAAGSAASAVPGVLASVRPGEGPQTRFLSLLYGELAPFDGGVRCTVASAGHPLPLVLRASGEVRTAAEPQTLLGVVEDETYTSGSFELRPGDSLLCVTDGVTERRCGPRQFDDGDGLATALAGCAGLNAQLIADRIRELVHEFGEKPPEDDLALLVLQAESLGG; this is encoded by the coding sequence ATGGGGGCCATTCCGACGCAACGGGAGACCGTGCCCCGTGCGCCGTCCCGTGCGCCCGGCACGCCCGCGCGACGGGGTGCGGACCGGCGTGCGGTCGCGCACGCCACGCTCGGCGGCGGCCCCCTAGCTCCCGGCGCCGCCCGAGGCCTCGTACGCGCCGCCCTCGCCGAATGGGCGCGGCTCGGCCTGCCTGGCGCCGGGGCACTGTCCGACCGGCTCACCGACGATGCCATGGTGGTCGTCAGCGAGCTTGTCACCAACGCCGTCGTCCACGCGGGCACGGACGTGGAGTTGCAGTGCCGCCTGGAGACGCCGGACGAACCGGAGGAGCGGGCGGAGAGGGCGGACAGGGCGGACAGGGGGGATCGGGCGGACCGGGACAGGGGGGACGAGGGAGAGGGGGAGGCGGGCGTCGGTGTCGCGCTCGTCGTCGAGGTGTCCGATCATCACCCCTCCCGCGCGCCCCGGGACAGCGGTGTCGAACTCCCTTACGACATACCGGAGTACGGGCGTGGCCTTCGCCTCGTCTCCGTACTCTCCGAGGCCTGGGGCGTCACGTACCGCACCGGCGTCAAGACCGTCTGGGCGCGGCTCCCCGCCGAAGGCATGACGGTCGACGAGGACCTCGACCCGTACGCCGGCACCCAGGCCCTCGGGCACGGGTTACGGGTGGCCGAGGGCCTCGCCCCCGAGCCGCAGCGCAGCCCGTGTGACCAGGAGTGGCTCAACCACGGCGCCCTCTCCTTCCTCGCCGAGGCCTCGGACCTGCTCGCCGGGCAGCTCGACGAGGACCTCGTCGCCGCGCTCACCGGGCAGCTCCTCGTGCCGCGCCTCGCCGACTGGTGCGCGGTGTGGCTGGAGGACGAGTCCATGGGGCGCGGCAGCTGGGGCGACGGAGAGGGAGGCGGGGACGGGGGGTACACCGGGCCCGGGCCGCGGCTCGCCCGGGTCTGGCACGGCAGCGAGGACCGTATCGAGGAGCTGCGCCGCGTCCTGGAGAAGGACCCGCCGCGCCCGCCCGACACCACCAGAACCGGGCCGGTCACCGTGCCCTGGCCCGGTGAGGCGCTCGGCGGGCGCGGGGAGACCGGCTCCGCGCTCGCCTACCGGCTGGTCGCGGGCGGCCGGCCGCTCGGCACGCTGGTCATCGGGCGGGCCGGGACGCTCCGCTTCCCCGACGAGGTCACCGGCCTGGTCGAGGATCTCAGCCGCCGTGTCGCGCTCGCCATCGGCGCCGCCCGCCAGTACGCCCGCCAGGCCACCATCAGCCGCATCCTCCAGCGCGGGCTGCTGCCCGGCGCCGTCGCCGAGATCCCCGGCGTCAGCAGCGCCCTCGTCTACGAACCCTGCGACAAGGGCGGGCCCAGCGGCGACTTCTACGACCTCTTCCCGGCCGGCGACGGCCGCTGGTGCTTCGCCGTCGGCGATGTGCAGGGCAAGGGCCCGGAGGCCGCCGTGGTGATCGGCCTGGCCCGGCCCTGGCTGCGGCTGCTCGCCCGCGAGGGCTACCGCGTCGCCGACGTCCTCGACCGCCTCAACCAGTTGCTCCTCGACGATGCCACGGAGACGGCGGACGCGGCGGCCCGCGCGCTGGTCGCCGCGGACGCGCGTCCCGCTGTGCCGGCCGGGGCGACCGGAGCGGCGGGGTCGGCCGCATCGGCCGTCCCCGGTGTCCTGGCCTCGGTACGGCCGGGCGAGGGGCCGCAGACCCGCTTCCTCTCCCTCCTCTACGGCGAACTCGCGCCCTTCGACGGAGGCGTGCGCTGCACTGTCGCCTCGGCCGGGCATCCGCTGCCCCTGGTGCTCCGGGCGAGCGGTGAGGTCCGTACCGCCGCCGAACCGCAGACACTGCTCGGGGTCGTCGAGGACGAGACGTACACGAGCGGGAGTTTCGAGCTGCGGCCCGGCGACAGCCTGCTGTGCGTCACCGACGGGGTGACCGAGCGGCGCTGCGGGCCCCGCCAGTTCGACGACGGCGACGGGCTGGCGACCGCCCTCGCCGGCTGCGCCGGGCTGAACGCGCAGCTGATCGCGGATCGTATCCGCGAACTCGTGCACGAGTTCGGGGAGAAGCCGCCGGAGGACGATCTGGCGCTGCTGGTGCTCCAGGCGGAATCGCTCGGCGGGTGA
- the hemW gene encoding radical SAM family heme chaperone HemW, with protein sequence MPSALPDGEPVPEDGALPAPALAGAADRPLAFYLHVPYCATRCGYCDFNTYTATELRGTGGVLASRDNYADTLTDEVRLARKVLGDDPRQVRTVFVGGGTPTLLAADDLVRMLRSIRDEFGLAADAEVTTEANPESVDERYLATLREGGFNRISFGMQSARQHVLKVLDRTHTPGRPEACVAEARAVGFEHVNLDLIYGTPGESDDDWRASLEAVLGAGPDHVSAYALIVEEGTQLARRIRRGEVPMTDDDVHADRYLIADEVLGAAGYEWYEVSNWATSRAARCLHNELYWRGADWWGAGPGAHSHVGGVRWWNVKHPGAYAGALAAGRSPGAGREVLSEEDRRVERVLLELRLREGVPLALLKDAGLVAAGRALGEGLLEAGPYGEGRAVLTLRGRLLADAVVRDLVD encoded by the coding sequence ATGCCCTCCGCACTCCCCGACGGCGAACCCGTCCCCGAAGACGGTGCCCTGCCCGCCCCCGCGCTCGCCGGGGCCGCGGACCGCCCCCTCGCTTTCTACCTCCACGTCCCGTACTGCGCGACCCGCTGCGGCTACTGCGACTTCAACACCTACACGGCGACCGAGCTGCGCGGCACGGGCGGTGTCCTGGCCTCCCGCGACAACTACGCCGACACCCTGACCGACGAGGTACGGCTGGCCCGGAAGGTGCTGGGCGACGATCCGCGCCAGGTGCGCACGGTGTTCGTCGGCGGCGGTACGCCGACTCTCCTGGCCGCCGACGATCTCGTACGGATGCTGCGGTCGATCCGCGACGAGTTCGGCCTCGCGGCGGACGCCGAGGTGACGACCGAGGCGAATCCGGAGTCGGTGGACGAGCGGTATCTGGCCACCCTGCGCGAGGGCGGCTTCAACCGGATCTCGTTCGGGATGCAGAGCGCGAGGCAGCACGTACTGAAGGTGCTGGACCGTACGCACACGCCGGGGCGCCCCGAGGCGTGTGTCGCGGAGGCGCGGGCCGTGGGGTTCGAGCACGTGAACCTCGACCTGATCTACGGCACGCCGGGGGAGTCCGACGACGACTGGCGGGCCTCGCTCGAGGCGGTGCTCGGGGCCGGGCCGGATCACGTCAGCGCGTACGCCCTGATCGTGGAGGAGGGTACGCAGCTGGCTCGGCGTATCCGCCGGGGCGAGGTGCCGATGACCGACGACGACGTGCACGCGGACCGGTATCTGATCGCGGACGAGGTGCTGGGCGCGGCAGGTTACGAGTGGTACGAGGTGTCCAACTGGGCGACTTCGCGCGCTGCCCGGTGCCTCCACAACGAGCTGTACTGGCGCGGCGCCGACTGGTGGGGCGCGGGGCCGGGGGCGCACAGCCATGTGGGGGGCGTGCGGTGGTGGAACGTGAAGCACCCGGGCGCCTACGCCGGGGCGCTGGCGGCGGGGCGGTCGCCGGGGGCGGGGCGTGAGGTGCTGTCGGAGGAGGACCGGCGGGTGGAGCGGGTGCTGTTGGAGCTGAGGCTGCGGGAGGGTGTGCCTCTGGCGCTGCTGAAGGACGCCGGGCTGGTGGCTGCGGGGCGGGCGTTGGGGGAGGGGTTGCTGGAGGCGGGGCCCTATGGGGAGGGGCGGGCGGTGTTGACGTTGCGGGGGCGGTTGCTGGCGGATGCGGTGGTTCGGGACCTGGTGGACTGA
- a CDS encoding DUF3097 domain-containing protein has protein sequence MRQYSPDLTPPWKKPKPVPQVPADPGLVVEEPGTGFCGAVIRCEAGTVTLEDRFGKHRVFPLEPGGFLLEGKVVTLVRPAGSPSPSASSVRPSRTASGSVAVPGARARVARAGRIYVEGRHDAELVEKVWGDDLRVEGVVVEYLEGIDDLPAIVAEFAPGPDARLGILVDHLVPGTKEFRIARAVTSEHALVVGHPYIDVWEAVKPASLGIPGWPRIPHGQDWKTGVCRELGWPENTGAVWRAILARVGSYRDLEPELLGRVEELIDFVTAPPDEAAPSSPP, from the coding sequence ATGCGCCAGTACTCTCCGGACCTGACCCCGCCGTGGAAGAAGCCCAAGCCCGTACCGCAGGTCCCCGCGGACCCGGGCCTGGTGGTCGAGGAGCCGGGTACGGGCTTCTGCGGCGCGGTGATCCGCTGCGAGGCGGGCACGGTCACCCTGGAGGACCGCTTCGGCAAACACCGCGTGTTCCCGCTGGAGCCGGGCGGCTTCCTCCTGGAGGGCAAGGTGGTGACCCTCGTACGCCCCGCCGGGTCACCGTCGCCGAGCGCGTCTTCCGTACGTCCGTCCCGTACCGCTTCCGGTTCGGTGGCGGTTCCCGGTGCCCGGGCACGGGTCGCACGGGCGGGGCGGATCTACGTCGAGGGGCGTCACGACGCCGAACTGGTCGAGAAGGTGTGGGGGGACGACCTGCGGGTCGAGGGTGTGGTCGTCGAGTACCTGGAGGGCATCGACGACCTCCCCGCGATCGTGGCCGAGTTCGCCCCCGGCCCGGACGCCCGCCTGGGCATCCTGGTGGACCACCTGGTGCCGGGCACGAAGGAGTTCCGGATCGCGCGGGCGGTGACCAGCGAACACGCGCTGGTGGTCGGGCACCCGTACATCGACGTGTGGGAGGCGGTGAAACCGGCGTCCCTGGGCATCCCCGGCTGGCCCCGGATCCCGCACGGGCAGGACTGGAAGACGGGGGTGTGCCGGGAGCTGGGATGGCCGGAGAACACCGGGGCGGTGTGGCGGGCGATTCTGGCGCGGGTGGGTTCGTACAGGGACCTGGAGCCGGAACTGCTGGGCCGAGTGGAGGAACTGATCGACTTCGTCACGGCACCACCGGACGAGGCCGCCCCCTCCAGCCCGCCCTGA